One Spinacia oleracea cultivar Varoflay chromosome 4, BTI_SOV_V1, whole genome shotgun sequence DNA segment encodes these proteins:
- the LOC130471421 gene encoding uncharacterized protein: MIYVVEFQKRGLPHAHFLVILKPNSKSRSPADFDKFVSAEIPPLANPHLRKIVLQHMMHGPCGQLNPDCACMKRKGNEGHCKYGYPKKFAAETTNSSDGYPLYKRIDTGESVCIRRVNMDNRSVIPYNPYLSSLFDCHLNVEVCSTIMAVKYLYKYVYKGHDRISFNVQDGSTAIVDEIQQYQAGRWVSPCEAAWRIFGFDLFEMFPSVLPLQIHLPNLQTIQVMPHENLDEIILNDKRSRTQLTEFFRMNAATPDGTGYTYAEFSEHYKWEGKEWKKRSNKTVVVGRLTFVAPAEGERYFLRLLLMHVDSPRSFDHLRTVDGYKCATFQETALRLKLLEEDNAVDLCLAEACEVQMPTAFRQLFSTVLIFCQPSDPNALWLKYYDALSEDYRHQFPSSDSRSRELTVRSVEQSLEAMGKSFRDFGLQHLNDFQDEEFRRTKDIIDALDAPIPRDCIDARNTLNQAQQEAFDSIIDHVLKGKPGAFFIDGPGGTGKTFLYNALYAEVRLMNKIVLPTATSGIAASNIPSGRTAHSRFKIPIDSDASLACDVPKQGSLACLIKETSLIIWDEASMARKENVESLDMLLRDLCDENTLFGGKLVVFGGDFRQVLPVLPRKTQREAVAASLVSSVLWPRFIRFNLTENVRAREDPYFSAFLLSLGNGELQTGENDLVQLPMQIVHPSEVASDPIAELTAIAFPEVDVCRSTPGNFTTTAILTPLNEDVDDINATLIDKFPGESVMYRSFDTVLDDNSAIYPPEFIHTLCPGGMSPYKLVLKKNCPVLLLRNILPSSGLCNGTRMICKNFYPNLIECMITTGQHSGSHVFIPRIRLRPSASSNYPFQFQRKQFPIKLSFAMTINKSQGQTLSQVSIYLPQPCFSHGQLYVALSRARKACNVKVVSKQSPGHQPEHHVRNVISYDVLRLAGII; the protein is encoded by the coding sequence ATGATATATGTTGTTGAGTTCCAGAAACGGGGGTTGCCGCACGCTCATTTCCTTGTTATCCTTAAACCCAATTCTAAGAGTAGAAGCCCTGCTGACTTTGATAAGTTTGTTTCTGCTGAGATCCCTCCTCTTGCCAACCCTCACTTGAGGAAGATTGTTCTTCAACACATGATGCATGGCCCATGTGGACAACTGAACCCTGATTGTGCGTGCATGAAACGGAAAGGTAATGAGGGGCACTGCAAGTATGGATATCCGAAAAAATTTGCTGCCGAGACAACTAACAGCAGCGATGGATACCCACTTTATAAAAGGATAGATACTGGAGAAAGTGTTTGTATTCGCAGGGTTAATATGGATAACAGGTCAGTTATTCCGTATAACCCGTACCTATCATCACTTTTTGATTGCCACTTAAACGTTGAGGTTTGTTCGACCATAATGGCAGTCAAATACCTGTACAAATATGTGTACAAGGGCCATGACAGGATCTCATTCAACGTGCAGGATGGTAGCACTGCTATTGTTGATGAGATACAACAGTACCAGGCTGGGAGGTGGGTTTCCCCGTGTGAGGCAGCATGGAGAATTTTCGGGTTCGATCTGTTTGAGATGTTTCCATCGGTGTTGCCTCTGCAAATACATCTGCCTAACTTGCAGACAATCCAGGTAATGCCTCATGAGAATTTAGACGAGATCATTTTAAATGATAAAAGATCTCGAACTCAACTTACAGAATTCTTTAGGATGAATGCTGCCACACCTGATGGAACGGGCTATACATATGCAGAATTTTCAGAGCATTATAAGTGGGAGGGTAAAGAATGGAAAAAAAGAAGCAACAAGACCGTTGTTGTTGGCAGGCTCACTTTTGTAGCACCTGCTGAAGGGGAACGTTACTTCCTCAGATTATTACTGATGCATGTGGATAGCCCGCGATCCTTTGATCATCTCCGAACTGTTGATGGATATAAGTGTGCCACTTTTCAGGAGACAGCTCTGCGGCTGAAATTGCTAGAGGAAGACAACGCTGTCGACTTGTGCTTAGCTGAAGCGTGTGAAGTGCAAATGCCGACTGCATTCCGACAGCTCTTTTCAACAGTGCTGATCTTCTGCCAGCCAAGTGACCCCAATGCCCTCTGGTTAAAATACTACGACGCTCTCTCTGAAGATTATAGGCACCAGTTTCCGAGTTCTGATAGCAGGTCAAGGGAGCTCACTGTTAGATCTGTTGAGCAATCTCTTGAAGCAATGGGGAAATCATTTAGAGACTTTGGCCTACAACATTTAAATGATTTTCAAGATGAAGAGTTCAGGCGAACAAAAGACATTATCGATGCACTTGATGCACCGATACCTCGGGACTGTATTGATGCCCGTAACACATTAAACCAAGCACAGCAGGAGGCATTTGACAGCATTATTGACCACGTTCTTAAAGGGAAACCTGGTGCATTCTTCATAGACGGGCCCGGAGGAACAGGTAAAACCTTCCTATACAATGCTCTCTATGCAGAGGTTCGTTTGATGAACAAGATTGTCCTACCAACTGCGACATCTGGAATTGCAGCATCAAATATACCTTCTGGGAGGACTGCTCACTCTCGGTTTAAAATACCGATAGATTCtgatgcttcccttgcttgcgATGTTCCTAAACAGGGCAGTCTTGCATGTTTAATAAAAGAGACATCGTTGATTATTTGGGACGAAGCTTCAATGGCAAGGAAAGAAAATGTTGAGTCATTAGACATGCTTCTACGAGACTTGTGTGATGAGAATACCCTTTTTGGTGGCAAGCTTGTGGTTTTTGGTGGCGACTTCCGTCAGGTCCTGCCCGTCCTACCCCGCAAAACACAGCGAGAAGCTGTTGCTGCTAGCTTAGTGAGTTCTGTTCTTTGGCCTCGGTTCATTAGGTTCAATCTCACTGAAAATGTTCGGGCAAGAGAAGATCCCTACTTTTCTGCGTTTTTGCTTTCTCTTGGAAATGGTGAGCTGCAAACCGGCGAGAATGACCTTGTGCAATTGCCAATGCAGATAGTACACCCATCTGAGGTCGCTTCTGATCCTATTGCCGAACTTACTGCAATTGCATTTCCCGAGGTAGATGTTTGCAGGTCCACCCCAGGCAATTTCACAACAACGGCTATACTGACCCCCCTGAATGAAgatgttgatgatatcaatgctACCCTGATAGACAAATTCCCTGGAGAATCTGTTATGTACAGGAGTTTTGATACAGTTCTTGATGATAATAGCGCGATCTATCCTCCTGAATTTATACACACCCTCTGCCCAGGTGGAATGAGCCCATACAAGCTCGTCTTGAAGAAAAATTGTCCAGTTCTTCTGCTTCGCAATATCCTGCCTTCGTCTGGCCTGTGCAATGGGACACGTATGATATGCAAGAATTTCTACCCGAATCTGATTGAATGCATGATCACGACTGGGCAGCACAGCGGAAGCCATGTTTTTATACCCCGAATTAGGCTTCGGCCGTCTGCATCTTCCAATTATCCTTTCCAATTTCAGAGGAAACAATTCCCTATAAAACTAAGCTTTGCAATGACGATAAACAAGTCACAAGGGCAAACACTAAGCCAAGTCTCCATCTATCTTCCCCAGCCGTGTTTCTCCCATGGTCAGCTTTATGTGGCATTGTCTCGTGCTAGAAAAGCATGTAACGTCAAAGTTGTTTCAAAACAATCTCCGGGACACCAACCTGAGCACCATGTTAGAAATGTCATCTCTTATGATGTGCTCAGATTAGCCGGTATCATATGA
- the LOC130471420 gene encoding uncharacterized protein, whose translation MKPERVYLDQLTEKSKGYKVKVKVVEKGPERNSPSKGILFQGLVMEDDKGNRMRAALFGNQIDVYKEAIEHLGSYEIANATIKASDEYWKAKDAKYGLLGYQMSFGSQAVIQRMNAESGPVLPEYQCLATIPRVYDPTDRFDIVAVVLYLEEEARKVTGFEQREYLVREIVVTDHSNEQPITITVWNELTGEHCKPLSSWAEQVTVFGFTALRGSFHKGFSLGSTMSTRIITDPKGERADALREWVKNRTDWLSDRQARVLDVRNPTKEKVIITLDSLKLKRPYNTLQEQRHWLRVTIPNPQMSTINAYLGCSACGRRGDIPAGTSYTCTRCKADTVSTPKITYNFVASDGTGTMECTSFTEDSEKLFRMTAADTFRMKHSNDAATFEQLQEMLKSNHFLLEIGPTMGLSKNGVLEWCLKSIDLESGEAQAENVEHHFADQQAEQGPSASQVLAQATIARQQLEQPTLRRKNPEQAMVTGKQPEQGAIPQKKLKQEFIAELHAAQGSIARQSDEEEDDSSGK comes from the exons ATGAAGCCTGAACGCGTGTATCTGGATCAGCTAACCGAAAAAAGCAAGGGCTACAAGGTTAAGGTCAAGGTCGTAGAGAAAGGACCGGAAAGGAACTCTCCTTCAAAGGGAATCCTATTCCAAGGACTTGTGATGGAAGATGACAAG GGAAATCGAATGCGTGCTGCACTTTTTGGAAATCAAATTGATGTCTACAAGGAAGCTATTGAACACTTAGGGAGTTATGAGATAGCTAATGCTACGATTAAAGCCAGCGATGAATATTGGAAAGCCAAAGACGCGAAATACGGTCTGCTTGGATACCAGATGAGCTTTGGCTCACAGGCGGTAATCCAACGAATGAATGCTGAGTCAGGGCCAGTATTACCGGAATACCAATGCCTAGCCACCATCCCAAGAGTGTATGATCCAACTGACAGATTTG ATATTGTTGCTGTTGTTCTATACCTCGAAGAAGAAGCACGGAAAGTCACTGGATTTGAACAACGCGAATACTTAGTTCGTGAAATTGTGGTGACAGACCATAG CAATGAGCAGCCAATCACAATTACTGTTTGGAACGAGCTGACTGGAGAACATTGCAAACCGCTCTCCTCATGGGCAGAACAGGTCACTGTTTTTGGATTCACGGCTTTGAGAGGCAGCTTTCATAAAG GATTTTCCCTTGGTTCCACCATGTCTACTAGAATCATTACTGATCCAAAAGGAGAAAGAGCAGACGCATTGAGGGAATG GGTCAAAAATCGCACCGACTGGCTGAGTGACAGGCAAGCAAGGGTATTGGATGTCAGGAACCCTACGAAAGAGAAGGTGATCATCACACTGGACTCCCTGAAGCTGAAAAGG CCTTACAACACCTTGCAAGAGCAACGCCATTGGCTCAGGGTTACAATACCCAACCCTCAAATGAGCACGATCAATGCATACCTGGGGTGCTCTGCTTGTGGACGGCGTGGAGACATTCCAGCAGGGACATCCTACACTTGCACCAGATGTAAGGCAGATACCGTGTCTACTCCAAA GATTACCTACAATTTCGTGGCATCTGATGGGACTGGCACAATGGAATGCACCTCGTTCACTGAAGATTCTGAAAAGTTGTTCAGGATGACGGCTGCAGACACGTTCAGGATGAAGCACAGC AATGATGCAGCGACCTTTGAACAGCTCCAGGAAATGCTCAAGTCCAACCACTTTCTGCTGGAAATCGGTCCAACAATGGGCCTTTCAAAGAACGGCGTGCTTGAATGGTGCTTGAAATCGATTGATTTGGAATCTGGGGAGGCCCAAGCAGAAAATGTTGAGCATCACTTTGCTGATCAGCAGGCTGAACAGGGTCCGAGTGCCAGCCAGGTGCTTGCACAAGCAACGATTGCTAGGCAGCAGCTTGAACAACCAACACTTCGTAGGAAGAACCCTGAGCAAGCAATGGTTACTGGGAAGCAGCCAGAGCAAGGAGCcattcctcaaaagaaactgAAGCAGGAATTCATAGCTGAGCTCCATGCTGCACAGGGGAGTATTGCAAGACAATCAGACGAAGAGGAGGATGACTCCTCTGGTAAGTAA